The following is a genomic window from Desulfatiglans anilini DSM 4660.
TCCGCCAAAATATGCTGTCTCCCAAATTGTCGGTTATCTAAAGGGGAAAAGCGCAATTCATGTTGCTCGCCAATATATGGGAAAGCAGAAGAATTTTACCGGTCTTCACTTTTGGGCAAGAGGCTACTACGTCTCTACAGCCGGTCACGATGAAGAGGTGATCCGGCAATACATCAAAAGACACGAAGAAATCGACAAAAAAATCGACCAGCTAGGTTTGTTCAAATAGTAGCCACCTTCAGGTGGCCCCCGATTTTATTTACCGCTTTGAGCGGTTCACAAATTCAAGCCTCCGGCTTTGCCGGAGGTCATGACTCGATAGGAAAAGGAGATTAAAATGGGATTAGATGCAAGCATAATTGAACAGATGAAAATGGTTGTAGGTAATGATAATATTTCTACGGCGGATTTCATTACTCAAAGCTATGCCAAACCCGCTGATGATTTCAGTTATCGTATCCCTCCTGATGCGGTAGTAGTACCGAAGAGCACCGAGGAGGTTTCAGGAATTGTAAAACTATGCAACGAATATAAAATACCCATTTTGCCGCGAGGAAATGGGTCTGATCTGAGTTCAGGGTCAAGGCCGCCTGGAAGTGGGTGTATAGTAATGGATTTAAAAAAGATGGACAAAATTGATGTCGACACCGACGCCATGGTCGTAAACGTAGAAGTCGGCGCGTCCTTTGGACAGTTAAGAAGGGAGTTGAATAAAATTGGCTGGTGGACGACCTACGGTCCCGCGAATAACATGGCAAGAATTGGAGGAGCACTAAGTTGTCACTCAGTTGGTGGTGGGGGCGAGTGCTATTTTCGTAGCCCTGGTGATCAGACGACCGGCGTAGAGGTGGTCCTTGCCGACGGAACGATTGTAAGGACAGGGGC
Proteins encoded in this region:
- the tnpA gene encoding IS200/IS605 family transposase — protein: PPKYAVSQIVGYLKGKSAIHVARQYMGKQKNFTGLHFWARGYYVSTAGHDEEVIRQYIKRHEEIDKKIDQLGLFK